In Pedobacter sp. W3I1, one DNA window encodes the following:
- a CDS encoding DNA polymerase/3'-5' exonuclease PolX yields MENKTIARTLRLLSQLMELHEENPFKIKSVANAYFKVDKLPFALKDKPLDELDKIEGIGKGLASKIIELLQTGELKELNEILEKTPEGIVEMLAIKGIGPKKIFIIWRTLGIENIGELYYACNENRLIEAKGFGLKTQEEIKNAIEFKLAANGRFLYAQVEGFAKTLFTQLSDWTAKTDNSALLGFAGQYRRACEIIDELEIVIGTAQTDAIKQNLPAFAPLSLIEAENTFICTTEAGFRIKIHVVEKVDFYLQWFSLTGNTAHVEKVLTLAGEGPFANEEEIYSKAGLSFIEPELREDFDEIELAKANKLPSLIQYDDLKGSLHNHSTWSDGVHTLEQMAVYCKENLNLEYLGICDHSKTAVYAKGLNEQRVFGQHQEIDELNKKLAPFKIFKGVESDILSDGSLDYSDDILKTFDFVVASVHSNLRMDEAKATARLLKAIENPYTTILGHPTGRLLLSRAGYPIDYKKIIDACAANKVVIEINANPLRLDLDWRWHRYALEKGVLLSVNPDAHRTEGFHDMHYGILVARKGGLSADKCLNAFSLEEITEYFESKKPMG; encoded by the coding sequence ATGGAAAACAAGACCATCGCCCGTACCTTACGCCTCTTATCGCAGCTTATGGAACTGCATGAAGAAAATCCCTTCAAAATTAAATCTGTTGCAAATGCCTATTTTAAAGTAGATAAATTGCCCTTTGCTTTAAAGGACAAACCTTTAGATGAGCTGGATAAAATTGAGGGAATTGGTAAAGGATTAGCTTCCAAAATTATTGAGCTTCTACAAACCGGAGAATTAAAAGAGCTTAACGAAATTCTTGAGAAAACACCTGAAGGGATAGTAGAAATGCTGGCCATAAAGGGCATCGGACCTAAAAAGATTTTCATTATCTGGCGTACCTTAGGAATAGAAAATATAGGTGAATTGTATTATGCCTGTAACGAAAACCGCTTGATTGAAGCCAAAGGCTTCGGTTTAAAAACCCAGGAAGAAATTAAAAATGCCATCGAATTTAAATTGGCTGCCAACGGACGGTTTTTATATGCCCAGGTTGAAGGTTTTGCCAAAACTCTATTTACCCAACTTTCTGATTGGACTGCAAAAACTGATAACAGTGCGCTTTTAGGTTTCGCAGGTCAGTACCGCCGCGCCTGTGAGATTATTGATGAATTAGAAATCGTAATTGGTACAGCACAAACCGATGCCATTAAACAAAACTTACCTGCTTTTGCTCCACTTTCGCTTATCGAAGCTGAAAATACTTTCATCTGCACTACCGAAGCAGGTTTTAGAATAAAAATTCATGTGGTAGAAAAAGTTGATTTTTATTTGCAATGGTTCAGCTTAACTGGAAATACAGCGCATGTAGAAAAGGTGCTAACATTAGCTGGCGAAGGACCTTTTGCCAACGAAGAAGAGATTTACAGCAAAGCAGGTTTATCTTTTATTGAGCCTGAGTTGCGTGAAGATTTCGACGAAATAGAACTGGCGAAAGCAAATAAACTCCCTAGTTTAATCCAATACGATGATTTAAAAGGCAGTTTACACAACCACTCTACCTGGAGCGATGGTGTGCATACTTTAGAGCAGATGGCGGTGTATTGCAAAGAGAACTTAAATCTTGAGTACTTAGGGATCTGCGACCACTCTAAAACTGCGGTTTACGCAAAAGGATTAAATGAGCAACGGGTTTTTGGTCAACACCAGGAAATTGATGAACTGAATAAAAAACTCGCTCCATTTAAAATCTTTAAAGGTGTTGAGAGCGATATTTTAAGTGATGGCTCATTGGATTATTCGGATGATATCTTAAAAACATTCGATTTTGTTGTAGCTTCTGTGCACAGCAATTTGCGCATGGACGAAGCAAAAGCAACGGCACGTTTACTAAAAGCTATTGAAAACCCATACACCACCATTTTAGGACACCCAACCGGCCGTTTATTATTAAGCAGGGCCGGATACCCGATCGATTATAAAAAAATTATTGATGCCTGTGCCGCAAACAAAGTAGTAATTGAAATCAATGCAAATCCCTTGCGTTTGGATTTAGACTGGCGCTGGCACCGTTATGCTTTAGAAAAAGGCGTTTTACTTTCCGTAAATCCAGATGCCCACAGAACAGAAGGTTTCCACGATATGCATTATGGTATTTTAGTCGCCCGTAAAGGCGGCTTAAGCGCCGATAAATGTTTAAATGCTTTTTCGTTAGAAGAGATAACGGAGTATTTTGAGAGTAAGAAGCCAATGGGTTAA
- the sppA gene encoding signal peptide peptidase SppA, with protein sequence MREFFKYLFASMLGFFLSIVIVFVICFVVVVGLISSIDSDKTVVVSNNSVLFLNLDQAITERTPKNPFGNLPIVGGEEKDGIGLNDFLKAVQKAKTDDNIKCIYLNVSSPNAGFATLREVRNALIDFKKSHKKIIAYSEVYTQGAYYLASVADKVYLNPEGALEFKGFSSELTFFKGTLEKVGIEMQVIRVGNYKSAVEPFILDKMSDYNRKQVTAYVGGLYNTFLTDIAQSRNIQKDSLYNIADNYKVQQPQDAVNFKMIDALKYKDQILEELKGLSGRTRGENVRSISINDYAKNNSDTGEGKDKVAVIYANGEINGGEGSDSQIGSERISRAIRKARLDDNIKAVVLRVNSPGGSALASDVIWREVVLTRKEKPVIASFGDVAASGGYYIGCAADSIFVQPNTITGSIGVFGIIPNFQNLMTNKLGITFDGVKTGKYADIMATNRPMTAGERFIIQNELNRIYSGFVSRVADGRKKSKAYIDSIGGGHVWIGTDAVQIGLADRIGSFNDAIKAAAKKAKLKNYKVVEYPDVIDPWKSLMDEGTDRIKTYYTKQELGDNYMLYQQMKKVMASSGIQARMPFEAVIK encoded by the coding sequence ATGAGAGAATTCTTTAAGTATTTATTTGCCTCTATGCTGGGCTTTTTCTTATCAATAGTAATTGTATTTGTGATCTGCTTCGTAGTTGTTGTAGGTTTAATATCTTCTATTGATAGCGACAAAACCGTTGTTGTGTCTAACAATTCGGTACTATTCCTGAATTTAGACCAGGCCATTACAGAACGTACGCCAAAAAATCCATTCGGAAACCTGCCAATTGTTGGTGGCGAAGAAAAAGATGGTATAGGCTTAAACGATTTCCTAAAAGCGGTGCAAAAAGCCAAAACAGATGATAATATTAAATGTATCTACCTGAATGTAAGCAGTCCAAATGCTGGTTTTGCAACCCTGCGTGAGGTTAGAAATGCACTGATCGATTTCAAAAAATCTCACAAGAAAATTATTGCCTACAGCGAAGTGTATACCCAAGGAGCTTATTATTTAGCTTCAGTAGCTGATAAGGTATATCTAAATCCCGAAGGTGCTTTAGAATTTAAGGGTTTTAGCTCTGAATTAACTTTCTTTAAAGGAACATTAGAAAAAGTTGGTATAGAAATGCAGGTCATCCGCGTAGGAAACTACAAAAGTGCTGTGGAACCTTTTATTTTAGATAAAATGAGCGATTACAACCGCAAACAGGTTACAGCTTATGTTGGCGGTTTGTACAATACTTTTTTGACCGATATTGCGCAAAGCAGAAATATCCAAAAAGATAGTCTTTATAACATTGCTGATAATTACAAAGTGCAGCAGCCGCAAGATGCAGTAAACTTTAAAATGATTGATGCTTTAAAGTATAAAGATCAGATTTTAGAGGAATTAAAAGGATTATCGGGTAGAACCAGAGGAGAGAATGTCCGTTCGATTTCGATTAACGATTACGCTAAAAACAATAGCGATACAGGCGAAGGAAAAGACAAAGTTGCGGTGATTTATGCCAATGGCGAAATTAATGGCGGTGAAGGTTCTGATAGCCAGATTGGTTCGGAACGTATTTCGAGAGCTATTAGAAAAGCACGTTTAGATGATAACATTAAAGCGGTGGTTTTACGCGTAAACTCTCCTGGAGGCAGCGCACTTGCTTCGGACGTAATCTGGAGAGAAGTGGTATTAACCAGAAAAGAAAAACCTGTTATTGCATCGTTTGGCGATGTGGCTGCATCAGGCGGTTATTATATTGGTTGTGCTGCTGATAGTATTTTTGTGCAGCCGAATACCATTACAGGTTCTATCGGTGTATTTGGTATTATCCCGAATTTCCAAAATTTAATGACCAACAAACTGGGAATTACATTTGATGGCGTTAAAACTGGTAAATACGCCGATATTATGGCCACTAACCGCCCTATGACTGCTGGTGAAAGATTCATCATCCAAAATGAATTAAACAGAATTTACAGCGGTTTTGTGAGCCGTGTGGCCGATGGCAGAAAGAAAAGTAAAGCTTATATCGATAGCATTGGCGGTGGCCATGTTTGGATTGGAACAGATGCCGTTCAAATTGGCTTAGCCGATAGAATTGGGAGTTTTAACGATGCCATTAAGGCGGCGGCTAAAAAAGCTAAATTAAAGAATTATAAGGTTGTAGAATACCCGGATGTAATTGATCCATGGAAATCGTTAATGGATGAAGGTACCGACAGAATTAAAACCTATTATACCAAACAAGAACTTGGCGATAATTACATGCTTTACCAACAAATGAAAAAGGTAATGGCAAGCTCTGGAATTCAGGCCAGAATGCCATTTGAAGCGGTTATTAAATAA
- the dprA gene encoding DNA-processing protein DprA, whose product MSVLHKIALTFIKSIGPVTAKNLLAYCGSAENVFSANKKQLLKIPGIGEKTIEAIRGTDALVRARQELDFIEKHGIEVLFFSDEKYPKRLKNCIDSPILLYAKGTVDFNQQRIISIVGTRNATNYGKNICKELCEVLAPYNVLIVSGLAYGIDVTTHKECLANNIPTVGVLGHGLDRMYPKIHKTIAQKMVLNGSLLTEFPILTNPDRPNFPQRNRIIAGIADTTVVVEASIKGGALITAEIANSYNKDVYAFPGRTNDVFSEGCNFLIKTNRAGLITNANDLIYYLGWDDEIKVKHNTQQTTLQLNLTPNEQRVVDALQNGQLSIDELCAQLNIQQSKLAIVILTLEMQGVIVSLPGKIYKLL is encoded by the coding sequence ATGAGCGTGCTCCATAAAATTGCCTTAACTTTTATTAAATCTATTGGTCCGGTAACGGCCAAAAATCTTCTTGCCTATTGCGGAAGTGCTGAAAATGTATTTTCGGCAAACAAAAAACAACTTTTGAAGATTCCAGGTATTGGAGAGAAAACAATTGAAGCCATTCGTGGTACCGATGCTTTGGTAAGGGCCAGGCAAGAATTAGATTTTATTGAAAAACATGGGATAGAAGTATTATTTTTCTCGGACGAGAAATATCCCAAACGATTAAAAAATTGCATCGATTCGCCCATACTGCTTTATGCCAAAGGTACAGTTGATTTTAACCAGCAGCGTATTATCAGCATTGTTGGAACCCGTAATGCAACAAATTATGGAAAAAATATCTGTAAGGAATTGTGCGAAGTTTTAGCGCCGTATAATGTTTTGATTGTTAGTGGCCTGGCTTATGGTATTGATGTAACCACCCATAAAGAATGCCTGGCAAATAATATTCCTACAGTTGGGGTGCTTGGCCATGGCTTAGACCGAATGTATCCAAAAATTCATAAAACGATTGCCCAGAAAATGGTTTTGAATGGAAGCCTGCTCACCGAGTTCCCAATCCTGACCAATCCCGACCGGCCTAATTTTCCGCAAAGAAACCGGATTATTGCAGGTATTGCAGATACCACCGTAGTAGTTGAAGCATCAATAAAGGGAGGCGCCTTAATTACCGCAGAAATCGCAAATTCTTACAATAAAGATGTATACGCTTTTCCGGGTAGAACAAATGATGTTTTTTCGGAAGGATGTAATTTCCTGATTAAGACCAATAGAGCTGGATTAATCACTAATGCTAATGACTTGATTTATTACCTGGGTTGGGATGATGAAATAAAGGTTAAGCATAATACCCAACAAACCACATTGCAGTTAAATCTTACCCCTAACGAGCAGCGGGTTGTTGATGCCTTACAAAATGGTCAGCTTTCTATAGATGAACTTTGTGCTCAATTGAATATTCAGCAAAGTAAACTGGCCATCGTAATCCTTACATTAGAGATGCAGGGCGTTATTGTTTCGCTGCCAGGAAAGATATACAAGCTCCTGTAA
- a CDS encoding DUF4254 domain-containing protein: protein MISEIANRIFNQVITDYHKFDDIDHPVENPYDAESLEHLFYVKNWIDTAQWHMEDVVRNPQIDPVEGLSWKRRIDAQNQVRTDMVEFIDGYFLNLYQGISALPDAKINTESPAWAIDRLSILALKIYHMQEEAERESASAEHRKQCQIKLNVLLSQRDDLSNSIDELLADIEAGRKYMKVYKQMKMYNDPSLNPVLYNKG from the coding sequence ATGATAAGTGAAATTGCCAACCGCATATTTAATCAAGTAATTACAGACTATCACAAGTTTGATGATATTGACCATCCGGTTGAAAACCCATACGATGCAGAAAGTTTAGAGCATCTTTTTTACGTTAAAAACTGGATCGATACCGCCCAATGGCACATGGAAGATGTGGTGCGTAATCCGCAGATTGATCCTGTTGAAGGTTTGAGCTGGAAAAGGCGTATCGATGCACAAAACCAGGTGCGTACTGATATGGTTGAGTTTATTGATGGCTATTTCTTAAACCTTTACCAGGGAATTTCAGCTTTGCCAGATGCAAAAATCAATACTGAAAGTCCTGCATGGGCAATAGACAGGCTTTCTATACTGGCACTAAAAATTTACCATATGCAGGAAGAGGCTGAACGCGAAAGTGCATCAGCTGAGCACCGTAAACAATGCCAGATTAAATTAAATGTATTGTTATCGCAACGCGACGATTTATCAAACAGTATCGACGAGTTGTTGGCTGATATTGAAGCGGGCAGGAAATACATGAAAGTATATAAACAAATGAAAATGTACAACGACCCGAGTTTAAATCCGGTTTTGTATAATAAAGGTTAA
- the folK gene encoding 2-amino-4-hydroxy-6-hydroxymethyldihydropteridine diphosphokinase, whose protein sequence is MMLNKALEYNTAYLLLGGNLGDREANLKKAIELLNDKMGKVIAISSLYETAAWGKTDQPAFLNQAVGLQTRLTALEVLERALSIEQELGRVRKDKWGERLIDIDLILFGDEIINIPDKLQVPHPYMQDRKFVMEPLAEIAPEVVHPVLGETILSICRNIDDPLDVKKL, encoded by the coding sequence ATGATGCTTAATAAAGCTTTAGAGTACAACACTGCTTATTTGTTACTGGGTGGGAATTTGGGCGATAGGGAGGCGAATTTGAAAAAAGCCATCGAACTATTGAACGATAAAATGGGTAAGGTGATAGCCATCTCATCTCTTTATGAAACCGCAGCATGGGGTAAAACCGACCAGCCTGCTTTTTTGAACCAGGCCGTAGGTTTACAAACCCGTTTAACGGCACTTGAAGTTTTAGAACGTGCATTAAGTATCGAACAGGAATTGGGCAGGGTAAGGAAAGATAAATGGGGAGAACGGTTAATTGATATCGATCTGATCCTTTTTGGTGATGAAATTATCAATATTCCAGATAAACTCCAGGTGCCTCATCCCTACATGCAGGATAGAAAATTTGTGATGGAGCCTTTGGCTGAGATTGCCCCTGAAGTTGTGCATCCTGTACTTGGAGAAACGATTTTGTCGATCTGCCGTAATATCGATGATCCCCTTGATGTTAAAAAGCTTTAA
- a CDS encoding DUF4290 domain-containing protein: protein MNFDYNTTRSHLILSEYGRNVQNMVKYICELPTIEERNKYAQAVIDLMGFLQPHLRDVADFKHKLWDHLHIISGYQIDVDSPYPKPLIENAYIKPEPLAYPQQRITYKHYGKTVENLIEKAMREENAEIKKAMVQSIANFMKMAYVTWNKDNVSDDTIIKDLKYLSGGLLSLDEGVNLAKVEFRAQTPRQSNNNNNRGRSNNNNNNGKNRQNNNNNNNNRRPNNNNKPKY, encoded by the coding sequence ATGAATTTTGATTATAATACTACGCGTAGCCATTTAATTCTATCGGAATATGGCCGTAACGTACAAAATATGGTAAAGTATATTTGCGAATTACCTACCATTGAAGAACGTAATAAATATGCCCAGGCGGTTATCGACCTGATGGGTTTTTTGCAACCACATTTACGTGATGTTGCCGATTTTAAGCATAAACTTTGGGATCACCTGCACATTATTTCTGGCTACCAAATTGATGTAGATAGCCCATATCCAAAGCCATTAATCGAAAATGCTTATATTAAACCAGAACCCCTGGCCTATCCTCAACAAAGAATTACCTACAAACACTATGGTAAAACGGTTGAGAATCTGATTGAAAAAGCCATGCGTGAAGAAAATGCTGAAATTAAAAAGGCAATGGTTCAGAGCATCGCAAATTTCATGAAAATGGCTTATGTTACCTGGAATAAGGATAATGTAAGTGATGATACCATTATTAAAGACTTAAAGTATCTTTCTGGTGGGTTATTATCACTTGATGAAGGTGTTAACCTGGCTAAAGTAGAATTTAGAGCACAAACTCCTCGTCAAAGCAATAACAACAATAACCGGGGTAGAAGCAACAACAATAACAACAACGGAAAAAACCGTCAAAATAATAACAACAACAATAATAATCGCAGGCCAAATAACAACAATAAACCTAAATATTAA
- a CDS encoding histidine phosphatase family protein, with protein MAKQLLLVRHGKSDWGNIDLSDFDRPLNKRGKENAPEMAERLINRGFKIDLIVSSPAKRAKSTAKYFAEAYNIDQIQFEESIYEANTTALLKVLNSLNNGADHIAMFGHNPGFTDFANELCNADIYNIPTAGMVLISFPFDSWQMVSKGTGELVFFDYPKNSDEV; from the coding sequence ATGGCTAAACAACTACTTCTGGTCCGCCATGGCAAATCGGATTGGGGAAATATAGATTTAAGTGATTTCGACCGTCCGTTAAACAAACGTGGCAAAGAAAATGCACCAGAAATGGCCGAAAGACTGATTAACAGGGGTTTCAAAATAGATTTAATTGTAAGTAGCCCTGCAAAAAGAGCCAAATCTACTGCCAAATATTTTGCAGAAGCTTATAATATAGACCAAATCCAATTCGAAGAATCTATTTATGAAGCCAACACGACCGCCTTACTTAAAGTGCTTAATAGCCTGAATAATGGTGCGGACCATATTGCGATGTTTGGTCATAATCCCGGTTTTACAGATTTTGCGAACGAGTTATGCAATGCCGATATTTACAACATTCCAACTGCAGGCATGGTATTAATTTCTTTTCCTTTTGATTCGTGGCAGATGGTAAGCAAAGGAACAGGAGAATTGGTATTTTTTGATTATCCGAAGAATAGTGATGAAGTTTAA
- a CDS encoding pyridoxal-phosphate dependent enzyme — MWYNNILETIGNTPLVKLNTITKGVPGTILAKIETTNPGNSIKDRMAVKMIEDAEKSGKLKPGGTIIEGTSGNTGMGLAMAAIIKGYKCIFTTTDKQSKEKVDALRAFGAEVIVCPTNVEPEDPRSYYSVSSRLEREVPNSWKPNQYDNLANSQAHYEQTGPEIWAQTEGKITHLVVGVGTGGTISGTGKYLKEKNPNIKVWGIDTYGSVFKKYKETGIFDKDEIYPYITEGIGEDFLPANVNFDVIDLFEKVTDKDAALMTRDIARKEGIFVGNSAGAAIGGLIQLKDKLKPEDVVVVIFHDHGSRYMGKMYNEDWLRERGFLQDEKLTAKSILAKKESTEIVTLDAQKSVLEAINTIKSMNISQIPVTQQGMIVGKIAESDILSALLENPGLKSAPISEIMTATFPFVDLNTSIDKISSLINRENSAVLVEDTSGKIEIITQYDIINAISG, encoded by the coding sequence ATGTGGTATAATAATATTTTAGAAACTATTGGCAATACGCCATTGGTTAAATTAAATACGATAACAAAAGGCGTTCCGGGAACAATTTTAGCAAAAATAGAGACTACGAATCCAGGCAATTCAATTAAAGACCGTATGGCGGTTAAAATGATTGAAGATGCCGAGAAAAGTGGTAAACTAAAACCAGGCGGAACCATTATTGAAGGAACATCGGGAAATACTGGTATGGGCCTGGCTATGGCCGCCATTATTAAAGGTTACAAATGTATTTTTACCACAACGGATAAACAATCGAAAGAAAAGGTTGATGCTTTACGTGCCTTTGGTGCCGAAGTGATTGTTTGTCCTACAAATGTTGAGCCTGAAGATCCCCGTTCTTATTATTCAGTTTCTTCGCGATTAGAACGCGAGGTTCCAAATTCATGGAAACCCAATCAGTATGATAACTTAGCCAACTCACAGGCGCACTATGAGCAAACTGGTCCTGAGATATGGGCGCAAACAGAAGGTAAAATTACACACTTAGTAGTTGGTGTGGGTACAGGTGGAACCATTTCTGGAACCGGGAAATACCTGAAAGAAAAAAATCCAAATATTAAAGTCTGGGGAATCGATACCTATGGCTCAGTTTTCAAGAAATATAAAGAAACAGGCATATTTGATAAGGATGAAATTTATCCATATATCACAGAAGGTATTGGCGAAGATTTCCTTCCGGCAAACGTAAATTTTGATGTGATCGATCTATTCGAAAAGGTTACAGATAAAGACGCTGCTTTAATGACACGTGATATCGCCCGTAAAGAAGGTATTTTCGTAGGTAACTCCGCCGGTGCTGCAATTGGCGGATTAATTCAGCTAAAAGATAAATTGAAGCCAGAAGATGTTGTTGTCGTTATTTTTCACGACCATGGCAGCCGTTACATGGGCAAAATGTATAATGAAGATTGGTTGCGTGAACGCGGATTTTTACAGGATGAAAAATTAACCGCTAAATCTATTCTGGCTAAAAAAGAAAGTACAGAGATTGTAACGCTTGATGCACAAAAATCGGTACTAGAAGCCATCAATACCATTAAATCGATGAACATCTCTCAAATTCCGGTGACACAGCAAGGAATGATTGTTGGTAAAATTGCTGAAAGCGACATTTTAAGCGCACTGCTTGAAAATCCAGGCTTAAAATCGGCGCCAATTTCGGAGATCATGACAGCTACTTTCCCATTTGTCGATTTAAATACTTCTATTGATAAAATTTCTTCATTAATTAACAGAGAAAATTCTGCTGTATTGGTAGAAGATACATCTGGGAAGATTGAAATTATCACGCAATACGATATTATAAATGCGATATCGGGGTAA
- the murA gene encoding UDP-N-acetylglucosamine 1-carboxyvinyltransferase produces MNAFEITGGIKLKGEITPQGAKNEALQILSAVLLTEEKVTISNIPDIKDVNKLIELLGDLGVTVERINKDTYTFEAKNIDLNFFESDTFKAKGGGLRGSIMIVGPLLARFGKAAIPKPGGDKIGRRRLDTHFIGFEKLGAKFVYDSKKAFFNVDATNLQGAYILLDEASVTGTANIVMAAVLAKGTTTIYNAACEPYLQQLCKMLNRMGAKISGIGSNLLTIEGVSVLGGTEHRMLPDMIEIGSFIGMAAMTESEITIKNVCYDELGVIPEVFKKLGIKLERRGDDIYVPSQKHYEIDTFIDGSILTIADSPWPGFTPDLLSIVLVVATQAKGNVLIHQKMFESRLFFVDKLIDMGAQIILCDPHRATVNGIDKKYKLRGISMTSPDIRAGVSLLIAALSAEGKSTIYNIEQIERGYQDIDTRLRALGAQIKRVNADAPSH; encoded by the coding sequence ATGAACGCATTTGAAATAACAGGCGGAATTAAATTAAAAGGCGAAATTACCCCTCAGGGAGCCAAGAATGAAGCTTTACAGATTTTATCGGCTGTATTGCTTACCGAAGAGAAAGTAACCATCAGTAATATTCCTGATATTAAAGATGTAAACAAACTGATTGAATTACTTGGCGATTTAGGTGTTACCGTTGAGCGTATTAATAAAGATACTTATACTTTTGAAGCTAAAAATATTGATTTAAATTTCTTCGAATCTGACACTTTTAAAGCCAAAGGTGGTGGTTTACGTGGTTCGATTATGATTGTTGGACCATTGTTGGCGCGTTTTGGTAAAGCAGCAATCCCAAAACCAGGCGGTGATAAAATTGGCCGCAGAAGGCTGGACACACACTTTATTGGTTTCGAAAAATTAGGTGCAAAATTCGTTTACGACAGCAAAAAAGCTTTCTTTAATGTAGATGCAACCAATTTACAGGGTGCTTACATTTTGTTGGATGAAGCATCGGTAACCGGAACGGCAAATATTGTAATGGCAGCAGTTTTAGCAAAAGGCACCACTACGATTTACAATGCCGCCTGCGAACCTTATTTACAGCAACTTTGCAAAATGCTTAACCGCATGGGTGCAAAAATATCGGGCATTGGCTCTAACTTGTTAACCATTGAAGGTGTTAGCGTTTTAGGTGGAACGGAGCACAGAATGCTGCCGGATATGATTGAAATTGGTTCTTTTATTGGCATGGCTGCAATGACAGAATCGGAAATTACCATTAAAAATGTTTGTTATGATGAACTGGGCGTAATACCAGAGGTTTTCAAAAAACTAGGCATAAAATTAGAACGCCGGGGCGATGATATTTATGTTCCTTCTCAAAAACATTACGAAATCGACACTTTTATCGATGGCTCAATTTTAACCATTGCCGATTCTCCCTGGCCAGGTTTTACGCCTGATTTATTGAGCATTGTTCTGGTTGTGGCTACACAGGCAAAAGGAAACGTTTTAATCCACCAAAAAATGTTCGAAAGCCGTTTATTCTTCGTTGATAAATTGATCGATATGGGTGCTCAGATTATCCTTTGCGATCCACACCGTGCAACCGTTAATGGTATCGATAAAAAATATAAACTTCGTGGAATTAGCATGACTTCACCTGATATTAGAGCCGGGGTTTCCCTATTAATTGCGGCTTTATCAGCTGAAGGTAAATCAACCATCTATAACATCGAACAGATTGAACGCGGTTACCAGGATATCGACACCCGTTTACGTGCCTTAGGCGCGCAAATTAAGCGTGTAAATGCTGATGCACCGAGCCATTAA
- a CDS encoding glycosyltransferase family 9 protein: MVTTQKIIVLRFSAMGDVAMVASVLREFSEQNPSAEIIMVSRSAFKAFFNGIPKLIFHPIQPKTIHKGIDGLYKLYQELRSYKPTAIADLHDNLRSRAISTFFRLTGTKIKRIDKGRAEKKALTRTHNKVFKPLRKTVERYADVFRELGFGVKLSHQINKSPQAIPVKAEALFANKTTKKIGISPFAQHVYKVYALEKMEAVIASLSGFGHELFIFGGGKTEQAVAENWAKTYKNTHNLIGNFNLTGELAIISNLDVMLSMDSSGMHMASLVGVPVVSIWGPTHPYAGFLGYGQLESDCIQIDHPARPNSIYGNKPCLCGVENCIDLIKPETIVDKIKEKLNG; this comes from the coding sequence ATGGTCACTACCCAAAAAATTATCGTTTTACGTTTTTCGGCTATGGGCGATGTGGCCATGGTAGCCTCCGTTTTACGCGAGTTTTCCGAGCAAAATCCATCTGCAGAAATCATCATGGTGAGCCGATCTGCTTTTAAAGCATTTTTTAATGGCATCCCGAAGCTGATCTTTCACCCTATCCAGCCTAAAACCATTCACAAAGGAATTGACGGCCTATACAAACTCTACCAAGAACTTCGCAGTTATAAACCAACCGCAATAGCCGATTTACATGATAATTTAAGAAGCAGGGCTATTTCTACTTTTTTTCGTTTAACCGGAACAAAAATTAAGCGGATAGACAAAGGAAGGGCCGAGAAAAAGGCACTAACCCGTACCCATAACAAGGTTTTTAAACCACTCAGAAAAACCGTAGAGCGTTATGCCGATGTTTTCCGCGAATTGGGATTTGGGGTTAAACTCAGTCATCAAATCAATAAATCTCCACAAGCTATTCCAGTGAAAGCTGAGGCCTTATTTGCCAATAAAACGACAAAAAAAATAGGCATCTCTCCTTTCGCACAGCATGTTTATAAAGTATATGCTTTAGAAAAAATGGAAGCGGTAATTGCCTCATTAAGTGGATTCGGCCATGAGCTTTTCATATTTGGTGGTGGTAAAACAGAACAAGCAGTTGCCGAAAACTGGGCTAAAACGTACAAAAACACGCATAACTTAATTGGTAATTTTAACTTAACAGGAGAGCTTGCCATCATCTCGAACTTAGATGTAATGTTGAGCATGGACTCATCTGGCATGCATATGGCTTCACTTGTTGGTGTACCTGTTGTATCTATCTGGGGACCAACACATCCTTATGCGGGCTTTTTGGGCTACGGGCAACTGGAAAGCGATTGCATCCAGATTGACCATCCAGCGCGGCCAAATTCTATTTATGGAAACAAACCCTGCCTTTGCGGTGTTGAAAACTGTATAGACTTAATTAAGCCTGAAACAATTGTAGATAAAATTAAAGAGAAACTAAATGGCTAA